In Clostridium sp., one DNA window encodes the following:
- a CDS encoding class IV adenylate cyclase: protein MQELETRIVKIDVGAVKSKLKYINAPRVKMENQINSIYDYEDRRLINNRGYARIRVVENLLDNSVDYYMTTKKLISQGTYKIMDENEIKISDAETGKKIFESLGLKLQQNIKKYRESYKYKNSLIEIDINDRSFCPFPYLEIETQNNDELHEIVELLGYTIEDTTSETIYEILNRER from the coding sequence ATTCAGGAATTAGAAACAAGAATAGTAAAAATAGATGTTGGTGCCGTAAAAAGCAAGTTAAAATACATAAATGCTCCCAGAGTAAAAATGGAAAATCAAATAAACAGTATTTATGATTATGAGGATAGGCGTTTAATAAATAACAGAGGTTATGCTAGAATAAGAGTAGTGGAAAATCTTCTTGACAATTCAGTTGATTATTATATGACTACGAAAAAACTGATAAGTCAGGGAACATACAAGATAATGGATGAAAATGAAATTAAAATATCCGATGCAGAAACGGGCAAAAAAATTTTTGAGTCTCTTGGTCTAAAACTGCAGCAGAACATAAAAAAATACAGAGAAAGCTATAAATATAAAAATAGTCTCATAGAAATAGATATAAATGATAGATCTTTTTGTCCCTTTCCCTATTTGGAAATAGAAACTCAAAATAATGATGAACTCCATGAAATAGTGGAACTTCTGGGTTACACTATAGAAGATACAACTTCGGAAACAATATATGAAATACTAAATAGAGAAAGGTAA
- a CDS encoding J domain-containing protein produces the protein MKNPYEVLGIKENASKEEIKKAYRNLAKKYHPDQYGNNPLKDLAEDKMRDINAAYDYLMKNSSGSGNGNTSYSSGNTYSGENSDLYQSIEVDINNGNIRDAEEKLSRCTTQDAEWNYLMGILNLRKGWYNEAFSNLSTACSMDPDNFKYRSALNRMQSMNNTYRQPYYNTRRGDSDICNICATLYCLDCLCDGGGAGC, from the coding sequence ATGAAAAATCCCTATGAGGTACTTGGAATAAAAGAAAATGCTTCAAAAGAAGAAATCAAGAAGGCATACAGAAACCTGGCAAAAAAATATCATCCGGATCAATATGGAAACAATCCGTTAAAAGACCTGGCAGAAGATAAAATGCGGGACATAAACGCAGCTTATGATTATCTGATGAAAAATTCATCTGGTTCAGGAAATGGAAATACTTCCTACAGCAGCGGGAATACTTACTCAGGAGAAAACTCCGATTTGTATCAATCCATTGAGGTTGATATAAACAACGGCAACATACGGGATGCTGAAGAAAAGCTCTCAAGATGTACTACACAGGATGCTGAATGGAATTATCTTATGGGAATACTTAATTTGAGAAAGGGATGGTACAACGAGGCCTTTTCCAACCTGAGCACCGCATGCAGCATGGATCCCGATAATTTTAAATACAGATCTGCATTAAACAGGATGCAGAGCATGAATAATACTTACAGACAGCCCTATTACAATACGAGAAGGGGTGATTCCGACATCTGTAATATCTGTGCTACATTATACTGTCTGGACTGCCTTTGTGATGGAGGCGGCGCAGGCTGCTAA
- a CDS encoding DUF5685 family protein — translation MFGYVTPCISELKVKDYEKFKAYYCGLCRSIKHNIGNIPRIALNYDMTFLAILLDSLSDKKLGYEIKKCLVHPIKKKVILKDTPALEYASFYNITLSCYKFLDDINDDHSIKNRFLYGAFKIYLNKLPETFNSSVNYIKNSLYNLSRIENNNECSSFDSICHPFSDLTAFVLSNYTSENRENLYWLGYNLGKWIYIIDAVDDLERDMKNNKFNPLNTCFNSKNLDYDQFYPEIKDRVDFILGTCASQCMNFFNKLPIAKNEDLLYNILQYGLLEKMDKVFERGVYKNEKSL, via the coding sequence ATGTTTGGTTATGTTACCCCCTGTATCTCGGAACTTAAAGTAAAAGACTATGAAAAATTCAAAGCATATTATTGCGGACTATGCAGATCTATAAAACATAATATTGGGAATATACCAAGAATAGCTTTGAACTATGATATGACATTCCTGGCCATACTGCTTGATAGCTTATCCGATAAAAAACTTGGATATGAAATAAAAAAATGTCTGGTTCATCCTATAAAGAAAAAAGTTATATTGAAGGATACTCCTGCATTAGAATATGCCTCCTTTTATAATATTACATTAAGTTGCTATAAATTTCTGGATGACATTAATGATGATCATTCAATAAAGAATAGGTTTTTATACGGTGCTTTTAAAATATATCTAAATAAATTGCCTGAAACATTCAATTCCAGTGTGAACTATATAAAAAACAGCTTATATAATTTATCCAGGATTGAAAATAATAATGAATGTAGCTCCTTTGACAGTATATGCCACCCATTTTCCGATCTCACCGCTTTCGTACTGTCAAATTATACATCTGAAAACAGGGAAAACTTATACTGGCTGGGATACAATTTGGGAAAGTGGATTTATATAATAGATGCTGTAGACGATCTGGAAAGGGATATGAAAAACAATAAATTCAATCCTCTAAACACTTGCTTCAACAGTAAGAATCTGGATTATGATCAGTTTTATCCCGAAATAAAGGACAGGGTTGATTTTATTTTGGGAACTTGTGCTTCACAGTGCATGAACTTTTTTAACAAACTTCCCATAGCAAAAAATGAAGATTTACTATATAACATATTGCAATATGGACTTTTAGAAAAAATGGATAAAGTATTTGAGAGAGGTGTCTACAAAAATGAAAAATCCCTATGA
- a CDS encoding DUF4363 family protein — MRSSIASIIMFVVMVICITFSINYLKNKTHMLEYSNNKIETAIKSNSFENASRSLNEFKTIWDNYSRNISIFTNHNELDDIDEQIEKLTQYIKYENKEESLISTNIIRSILNRIPEMEKVDVQNLF; from the coding sequence ATGAGGAGTTCCATAGCTTCCATAATTATGTTTGTAGTTATGGTAATATGTATAACATTTTCTATAAATTATCTAAAAAACAAAACACATATGCTGGAGTACTCGAATAATAAAATTGAAACAGCTATAAAATCCAATTCCTTTGAAAATGCTTCAAGATCCTTGAATGAATTTAAAACAATCTGGGATAATTACTCGCGAAACATATCAATATTTACAAATCACAATGAATTGGATGATATAGATGAACAAATTGAAAAACTAACCCAGTATATAAAATATGAAAATAAAGAAGAGTCTTTAATATCTACAAATATAATAAGAAGTATATTAAACCGCATACCTGAAATGGAAAAAGTGGATGTACAAAATTTGTTTTAG
- the sdaAB gene encoding L-serine ammonia-lyase, iron-sulfur-dependent subunit beta: MRQYGVFDILGPIMIGPSSSHTAGAARLGKIARIVAAGDISSVKCYLHGSFARTYRGHGTDKALTAGLIGMNPWDDNLRNSMEIARKQNIKIEFLETDLGDVHPNTVKFIISSTNGSKTEMVGSSIGGGNILVSEINGTKVEFTGNYPTLIISHYDIPGMIKNVCEVLYKYDINIAFMRVYRTRGKGSTAFMVLELDNIIQTELIDEIRGISRIREAVAINPVQGES; this comes from the coding sequence ATGAGACAATATGGAGTCTTTGATATTTTGGGCCCGATCATGATAGGACCTTCAAGTTCCCATACGGCAGGAGCCGCAAGATTGGGTAAAATTGCAAGAATTGTAGCAGCTGGAGATATATCAAGTGTAAAATGCTATCTTCACGGATCTTTTGCCAGGACCTATAGGGGACATGGTACTGACAAGGCATTGACTGCAGGCCTGATTGGAATGAATCCATGGGATGACAACTTGAGAAATTCCATGGAGATTGCAAGAAAACAGAATATTAAAATTGAGTTTCTAGAGACTGATCTGGGAGATGTCCATCCCAATACTGTGAAGTTCATAATCAGCAGTACAAATGGCAGCAAAACTGAAATGGTAGGATCCTCCATAGGCGGCGGAAACATATTGGTAAGTGAAATAAATGGGACCAAGGTGGAGTTCACCGGGAATTATCCCACGCTTATAATAAGTCATTATGATATTCCGGGAATGATTAAGAATGTGTGTGAAGTGCTGTATAAGTATGATATAAATATAGCATTTATGAGGGTTTACAGAACCAGGGGGAAAGGCTCCACAGCTTTTATGGTTCTTGAGCTTGATAATATAATACAAACAGAACTTATAGACGAAATAAGAGGCATTTCCAGAATAAGGGAAGCTGTAGCTATAAATCCTGTACAGGGGGAATCGTGA
- a CDS encoding nucleoside kinase, which translates to MSELEYREHNTICNDLYVKVKIKDRILNLKKGTNLYKIFRGNYDDNKPALLAKINGKYFEFTDSLNEGGVFEPVYLSDIIGNRTYERTLQFVLIKAVYDVFEDCEIIIEHSLGKGIYGEINKTSPLNEKDIIKIKNRMQEIIDRDMPINKVRVPKKRALCIFRKYNMADKVKLLEHINTDYVDLYEMDGIYDYFYSSMAYSTGVLKLFDLIYYDSGFILIYPDKDNPEVLPEFVEYRKLNRIFIETKKWHNILEVSDVASLNDKVRNNDISYMIRVAEALHEKKIAYIADMISERKSVKAVLIAGPSSSGKTTFSRRLAIQMGVNGYKPLPISLDNYFVERKYTPLDENGNYDFESIYALDLDLFNKNLQMLMDGREVQLPEFNFKSGHREWSGQKVKLPQNGIILIEGIHGLNEILTSSIPAENKFKIYISALTQLNLDNHNRIATTDVRIIRRIVRDYISRGYKGEDTLKMRPSIKRGEEKNIFVFQENADVMFNSTLVYELCVLKKYALQELRKIRKSSPVYCEALRLRSFLSFFKSVDEDLVPDNSILREFIGGSCFYKY; encoded by the coding sequence ATGAGTGAACTGGAATATCGGGAGCATAATACAATCTGCAATGATTTATATGTAAAAGTAAAAATAAAAGATAGGATACTGAATTTGAAAAAGGGTACAAATTTGTATAAAATATTCAGGGGAAATTATGATGATAATAAACCTGCATTACTTGCAAAGATAAATGGCAAATATTTCGAGTTTACAGATTCATTGAATGAAGGTGGAGTTTTTGAACCTGTTTATTTATCAGATATTATTGGAAACAGGACCTATGAGAGAACCCTTCAATTTGTACTTATAAAAGCTGTATATGATGTATTCGAGGATTGTGAGATTATTATAGAACATTCTCTCGGAAAAGGAATATATGGCGAGATAAATAAAACAAGTCCTCTAAATGAAAAGGACATAATAAAAATAAAAAATAGAATGCAGGAAATAATAGACAGGGATATGCCTATAAATAAAGTAAGGGTTCCAAAAAAAAGGGCACTTTGTATTTTTAGAAAATACAATATGGCAGACAAGGTAAAACTACTTGAACATATAAATACAGATTACGTGGATTTGTATGAGATGGATGGAATATATGATTATTTTTACAGCAGCATGGCATATTCAACAGGAGTTTTGAAACTGTTTGATTTGATATACTATGATTCCGGTTTTATATTGATATACCCGGATAAGGATAATCCTGAAGTTCTGCCTGAATTTGTAGAATACAGAAAGTTAAACAGGATATTTATTGAAACCAAGAAATGGCACAATATATTGGAAGTATCCGATGTGGCTTCTTTAAATGACAAGGTTAGAAATAATGATATATCATATATGATAAGAGTTGCAGAAGCACTCCATGAGAAAAAAATTGCATATATTGCAGATATGATAAGTGAAAGGAAATCTGTCAAGGCAGTATTGATTGCCGGTCCAAGTTCTTCGGGGAAAACCACATTTTCAAGAAGGCTTGCAATACAGATGGGAGTCAATGGATATAAACCACTGCCGATTTCTCTTGATAATTATTTTGTGGAAAGAAAATATACTCCTTTAGATGAAAATGGCAATTATGATTTTGAATCCATATATGCCTTGGATTTAGATTTGTTCAATAAAAATCTTCAAATGCTGATGGATGGAAGAGAAGTACAACTCCCGGAATTTAATTTTAAAAGTGGACATAGGGAATGGTCGGGACAGAAAGTTAAGCTGCCTCAAAATGGCATAATACTCATAGAAGGAATTCATGGATTGAATGAAATTCTTACATCCTCAATACCTGCAGAAAACAAATTCAAAATATATATAAGTGCTCTTACCCAGTTAAATCTTGATAACCATAATAGAATAGCAACTACGGATGTAAGAATAATAAGAAGAATAGTGAGAGACTATATATCAAGAGGGTATAAAGGAGAGGATACACTTAAGATGCGGCCGTCAATAAAAAGAGGCGAGGAAAAAAATATATTCGTATTTCAGGAAAATGCGGATGTAATGTTTAATTCTACGCTGGTATACGAATTATGTGTGCTCAAGAAGTATGCACTGCAGGAACTTAGAAAGATCAGAAAAAGCAGCCCGGTATATTGTGAAGCACTTAGATTGAGAAGCTTCCTGAGCTTTTTCAAAAGTGTGGATGAGGATCTCGTGCCTGATAATTCAATATTGAGAGAATTTATAGGCGGAAGTTGTTTTTATAAATACTAA
- the fba gene encoding class II fructose-1,6-bisphosphate aldolase: MALVTTKEMFKKAYAGKYSIGAFNINNLEILQGVVRGAKARNSAVIIQCSSGAIKYAGSTYIEAMVRAAIDETGIDAALHLDHGPDLETVKLCVKSGFTSVMFDGSHFDYDENVKKTKEVVEYAHANGVVVEAELGVLAGVEDDVSADKHIYTDPDQAVDFVDRTGIDSLAIAIGTSHGAFKFPPNFKPALRFDILEQVQEKLPGFPIVLHGASAVDPEAVNTCNKYGGNIANAKGIPVDMLRKASSMAVCKINMDTDLRLAMTAAVRKTFAEHPEVFDPRKYLGAGRDYIQKVVEGKIDNVLGSANSLN, encoded by the coding sequence ATGGCGTTAGTTACTACAAAGGAGATGTTCAAGAAAGCATATGCTGGGAAATACTCAATAGGTGCTTTCAATATCAACAATCTCGAAATACTTCAAGGGGTTGTTAGAGGAGCAAAGGCCAGAAACTCTGCTGTTATTATTCAGTGTTCATCAGGAGCAATAAAATATGCTGGTTCAACATATATAGAGGCAATGGTCAGGGCTGCTATAGATGAAACCGGTATTGATGCAGCTCTTCATCTGGATCATGGTCCTGATCTGGAAACCGTAAAATTATGCGTAAAAAGTGGATTTACATCTGTTATGTTTGATGGTTCCCATTTTGACTATGATGAAAACGTAAAAAAGACAAAAGAGGTAGTTGAATATGCTCATGCCAATGGAGTAGTAGTTGAAGCAGAACTTGGAGTTTTGGCCGGAGTAGAAGACGATGTATCTGCAGACAAGCATATATATACTGATCCTGATCAAGCTGTAGATTTTGTAGACAGGACCGGCATTGATTCTCTGGCAATAGCTATAGGAACATCTCATGGAGCATTTAAATTCCCGCCGAACTTTAAACCAGCTTTAAGATTTGATATACTGGAACAGGTACAGGAAAAATTGCCTGGTTTTCCTATAGTACTTCACGGTGCCTCGGCTGTAGACCCGGAAGCAGTCAACACCTGTAATAAATACGGTGGAAACATAGCCAATGCAAAGGGAATACCTGTAGATATGCTTAGAAAGGCTTCCTCCATGGCTGTATGTAAAATAAACATGGATACCGATCTTAGATTGGCTATGACTGCTGCAGTAAGGAAAACATTCGCAGAACATCCGGAAGTATTCGATCCGAGAAAATATCTGGGGGCAGGAAGAGACTATATACAAAAAGTTGTAGAAGGAAAAATAGACAACGTATTAGGTTCTGCCAACTCATTAAATTAG
- the sdaAA gene encoding L-serine ammonia-lyase, iron-sulfur-dependent, subunit alpha: protein MVDCGKELIELCRRRNIKIWEYAIEDEVNSTGISEQEIIRKMKRNLDVMKQSSEYALTHSIKSVSGLIGGDACRLNTYLQNSSSLTGNFMIKVMSRALSCSEVNASMGKIVAAPTAGSCGILPAVIITAGEKLEKNEDELVRALFTASCIGVIIAKNATLAGAEGGCQAECGSAAAMAAGAVVEMMGGTPEMCLSAAAIVIKNIMGLVCDPVAGLVEIPCAKRNVSGAVNAVTAADMVMAGVHSRIPFDDVVSAMYEVGKSMPCELRETALGGLAVTKTGLELKKRIAEKK from the coding sequence ATGGTTGATTGCGGAAAGGAACTTATAGAACTGTGTAGAAGGAGAAATATTAAAATATGGGAATATGCTATTGAAGATGAAGTGAATTCAACAGGTATCTCTGAACAGGAAATAATACGGAAGATGAAGAGGAATCTGGATGTAATGAAACAATCTTCTGAATATGCGCTCACTCACAGCATAAAGTCAGTAAGCGGTCTTATAGGTGGAGATGCCTGCAGGCTAAATACATATTTGCAGAATTCAAGTTCTCTAACCGGGAATTTTATGATAAAAGTCATGTCCAGGGCATTGTCATGTTCGGAAGTGAATGCTTCCATGGGTAAAATAGTGGCTGCGCCAACAGCAGGGTCCTGTGGGATTCTGCCGGCGGTAATAATAACTGCCGGTGAAAAACTGGAAAAGAATGAAGATGAGCTGGTAAGGGCGCTGTTTACTGCAAGTTGTATAGGTGTCATAATAGCTAAAAATGCCACTCTGGCAGGGGCGGAAGGAGGATGTCAGGCAGAGTGCGGATCGGCAGCTGCAATGGCAGCCGGGGCAGTTGTGGAAATGATGGGAGGGACACCGGAAATGTGCCTTAGTGCGGCGGCCATAGTTATAAAAAATATAATGGGACTCGTGTGTGATCCTGTAGCAGGTCTTGTGGAGATACCTTGTGCAAAGAGGAATGTATCCGGGGCAGTGAATGCAGTTACTGCGGCAGATATGGTAATGGCAGGCGTACACAGCCGTATACCTTTTGATGATGTAGTGTCTGCTATGTATGAGGTCGGAAAATCCATGCCCTGTGAACTAAGGGAAACGGCACTTGGTGGTCTTGCAGTTACCAAAACAGGATTGGAATTGAAAAAAAGAATAGCTGAGAAGAAATAA
- a CDS encoding DUF421 domain-containing protein, whose translation MFIVLFRTIILYIVVVISMRLMGKKQIGEMEPFELVIAIMISELASLPMQDTRISILRGIIPIITLLFLQTCFALIQLKSEKMRLILSGKPSILISNGKLDFKELKKEKFNLNDLLEELRLQGYYNVSDVEYAILETSGKISVIPKTNLSPTTKEDMKIPSTQDTLPLTLILDGKINLKNLNTLNKNRSWLKNMLKKNNVHSIEEVLIAMVDSKGKFFYQCK comes from the coding sequence GTGTTTATTGTACTTTTTAGAACAATTATACTCTATATAGTAGTAGTAATTTCAATGAGACTTATGGGGAAAAAACAGATAGGTGAAATGGAACCTTTTGAACTCGTAATAGCCATAATGATATCCGAACTTGCATCTCTTCCAATGCAGGATACCAGAATATCAATATTAAGAGGTATAATACCTATAATTACTCTTTTATTTCTTCAAACCTGTTTTGCACTCATACAGCTTAAGAGTGAGAAAATGAGACTTATTCTAAGCGGCAAACCGAGCATACTTATAAGCAACGGCAAATTAGACTTTAAAGAACTGAAAAAGGAGAAATTCAATTTAAATGATCTTCTGGAGGAATTAAGGCTTCAAGGTTATTACAATGTATCCGATGTGGAATATGCTATTCTTGAGACAAGTGGAAAAATCTCTGTAATACCAAAAACAAATCTTTCACCCACAACCAAGGAAGACATGAAAATTCCATCTACACAGGATACACTTCCTCTAACTTTGATATTGGACGGAAAGATAAATTTGAAAAATTTGAACACGCTGAATAAAAACAGAAGCTGGCTAAAAAACATGCTAAAGAAGAACAACGTACATTCTATAGAGGAAGTACTGATAGCCATGGTAGATTCAAAAGGGAAATTTTTTTATCAGTGTAAATAA
- a CDS encoding RNA degradosome polyphosphate kinase, translating to MNNFNDPKNFINRELSWLEFNKRVLEECRNTKHPLFERLRFVSITSSNLDEFFMVRVGSLIDQIKAGFTKPDPSGLTPKQQLKEICKSTAKLVNKQCSYYNRSLKIALGKENINFLTINDLNKKQLDYVQDYYHKNVFPVITPILIDQSTSFPLILNKSLNIGLIIEENKEKVFATVEVPSVLKRIIEIPSETGLNVIMIEDLIKKNLSSLFGTSKILASGCYRVTRNADLTLDEEGAEDLLEAIEESIKQRKWGAAVRLEIEHGIDKDIVDILERELEISKIQEYEINTPLDMTFLKELIGMKDYKYLCYESIKPYNPLKNMDNNDIFQIISDRDILLHHPYESFDPIVNLVRQAALDPSVLAIKQTLYRVSGDSPIIKALISAAENKKQVTVLVELKARFDEESNINWAKQLEESGCHVIYGLVGLKTHCKLLLIVRREKNGIKRYVHMGTGNYNDVTAKLYTDIGLLSSNPYYGEDASTIFNMLSGHSIPKDLKKLCIAPLNLRERFLYLIDQEIQNAKSGKPAKIIAKMNSLVDKNIIQNLYKASSAGVKIHLVVRGICCLRPNVPNVSENITVISIVGRFLEHSRIFYFYNNGEELIYLSSADWMTRNLDRRVELLFPIENMEIKENIKKILSIYLKDTIQSKKLNTDGTYSNIDKRGKQLLDSQNTFYQYSLIRNNENSKKTELSKSKWREEGFEVKQADS from the coding sequence TTGAATAACTTCAATGATCCAAAAAATTTTATAAATAGAGAATTGAGCTGGCTTGAATTCAATAAAAGAGTTTTGGAAGAATGCAGGAATACAAAACATCCTCTCTTTGAAAGACTGAGATTTGTTTCAATCACGAGTTCAAATTTAGATGAATTTTTCATGGTAAGGGTAGGCTCACTTATAGACCAGATAAAGGCAGGTTTTACAAAACCTGATCCATCAGGACTGACTCCAAAGCAGCAATTAAAGGAAATTTGCAAAAGCACAGCCAAATTGGTCAATAAACAATGCAGCTATTACAATCGGTCTTTAAAGATAGCCCTTGGCAAGGAGAATATAAATTTTCTGACTATAAATGATTTAAATAAAAAACAACTTGATTATGTTCAGGATTATTATCATAAAAATGTATTTCCTGTAATTACTCCTATTTTAATTGACCAAAGTACTTCATTTCCTTTAATTTTAAATAAAAGTTTAAATATAGGATTGATTATAGAAGAAAACAAGGAAAAAGTTTTTGCTACAGTTGAAGTACCTTCCGTATTGAAAAGGATAATAGAAATACCTTCTGAAACAGGACTTAATGTAATAATGATAGAGGACTTAATCAAAAAAAATCTTTCTTCGCTGTTCGGTACTTCCAAAATATTGGCCTCGGGGTGTTACAGAGTTACAAGAAATGCAGATTTGACTCTTGATGAAGAAGGAGCTGAAGATCTGCTTGAAGCTATAGAGGAATCAATAAAGCAGCGTAAATGGGGAGCTGCCGTGCGCCTTGAAATAGAGCATGGAATAGACAAAGATATAGTTGATATTTTAGAGAGAGAACTTGAAATATCAAAAATTCAAGAATATGAGATAAATACTCCTCTTGATATGACTTTTTTAAAAGAATTGATAGGTATGAAAGACTACAAATACTTATGCTATGAATCTATAAAGCCTTATAATCCTCTAAAAAACATGGACAATAATGATATATTCCAAATTATTTCAGACAGGGATATACTGCTTCACCATCCTTATGAATCTTTCGATCCCATAGTAAATCTTGTAAGGCAGGCTGCACTTGATCCTTCAGTTCTGGCTATAAAGCAGACTCTCTACAGGGTAAGCGGGGACTCTCCCATTATAAAAGCCTTGATTTCAGCGGCTGAAAACAAAAAGCAGGTAACTGTTCTTGTAGAATTGAAGGCCAGATTTGATGAAGAAAGCAATATAAATTGGGCAAAACAGCTTGAAGAATCTGGATGTCATGTCATATATGGACTTGTAGGGCTTAAAACCCACTGCAAATTACTTCTCATAGTCAGGAGAGAAAAAAATGGAATAAAGAGATATGTACATATGGGAACCGGAAACTATAATGACGTGACGGCAAAATTGTATACGGACATAGGGCTTTTATCTTCAAATCCCTATTATGGTGAAGATGCTTCTACAATATTCAACATGTTGAGCGGTCATTCCATTCCGAAGGATTTGAAGAAATTGTGCATTGCTCCACTGAATTTAAGAGAACGATTTTTATATCTCATAGATCAGGAAATCCAAAATGCCAAAAGTGGAAAGCCAGCAAAAATAATTGCCAAAATGAATTCACTGGTAGACAAGAATATAATTCAAAACCTGTATAAGGCATCTTCTGCCGGGGTAAAAATTCATCTTGTTGTACGTGGAATTTGCTGTCTTCGTCCCAATGTTCCCAACGTAAGTGAGAATATAACCGTAATAAGTATAGTTGGGAGATTTCTTGAACACAGCAGAATATTCTATTTTTACAATAATGGCGAGGAACTCATATATTTGTCCAGTGCGGATTGGATGACAAGGAATCTTGACAGAAGAGTTGAACTTCTATTTCCAATTGAAAATATGGAGATAAAGGAAAACATCAAAAAAATTCTGAGTATATATCTGAAAGACACTATACAGAGTAAAAAATTAAATACGGACGGTACATACTCAAATATAGATAAGCGCGGGAAACAATTACTGGACAGCCAAAACACCTTTTATCAATATTCTCTGATAAGGAACAATGAAAACTCTAAAAAAACAGAGCTTTCAAAATCAAAATGGAGAGAAGAAGGTTTTGAGGTAAAGCAGGCAGATAGCTGA